A single Penaeus vannamei isolate JL-2024 chromosome 22, ASM4276789v1, whole genome shotgun sequence DNA region contains:
- the LOC113803120 gene encoding trophinin, which yields MPSLRLTPTGACRDLQHPSSWESEHRTTDSLVIKCSCDRVFRESIKTDFIELSGPASVGVGARAGHKGVLSRPVQQHGRAQTRGGTRRSRPDLVGHDLRVLPRPFRHPRRGGGARGGPRSTSGGFKGPEDSSGGFKGPADSSGGFKGPEDSSGGFKGPADSSGGFKGPADSSGDFKGPADSSGGFKGPADSSGGFKGPADSSGGFIGPADSSGGFKGPADSSGGFKGPADSSGGFKGPADSSGGFKGPADSSGGFKGPADSSGGFKGPADSSGGFKGPADSSGGFKGPADSSGGFKGPADSSGGFKGPADSSGGFKGPADSSGGFKGPADSSGGFKGPADSSGGFKGPADSSGDFKGPADSSGGFKGPADSSGGFKGPADSSGGFKGPADSSGGFKGPADSSGGFKGPADSSGGFKGPADSSGDFKGPADSSGGFKGPADSSGDFKGPADSSGGFKGPADSSGGFIGPADSSGGFKGPADSSGGFKGPADSSGDRSLWGNAVGLVFFGLLVASCGESEERRRTCSLRMARIS from the exons ATGCCGTCCTTGCGCTTGACACCAACCGGAGCATGTCGAGATCTGCAGCATCCGTCATCCTGGGAGAGTGAGCATCGTACCACGGATTCGCTGGTGATAAAATGCTCGTGTGACCGCGTCTTtagggagagc ATAAAGACCGACTTTATAGAGCTCTCGGGTCCTGCctccgtgggcgtgggcgcgagAGCAGGACACAAGGGCGTCCTGTCGCGTCCTGTACAACAACATGGGCGTGCGCAGACAAGGGGCGGTACGAGAAGGAg CCGACCTGACCTCGTGGGACATGACCTTCGCGTTCTTCCACGTCCCTTCAGACACccgagacgaggagggggggcgCGGGGTGGTCCTAGATCCACTTCAGGAGGCTTCAAGGGGCCCGAGGACTCTTCAGGAGGCTTCAAGGGGCCCGCGGACTCTTCAGGAGGCTTCAAGGGGCCCGAGGACTCTTCAGGAGGCTTCAAGGGGCCCGCGGACTCTTCAGGAGGCTTCAAGGGGCCCGCGGACTCTTCAGGAGACTTCAAGGGGCCCGCGGACTCTTCAGGAGGCTTCAAGGGGCCCGCGGACTCTTCAGGAGGCTTCAAGGGGCCCGCGGACTCTTCAGGAGGCTTCATAGGGCCCGCGGACTCTTCAGGAGGCTTCAAGGGGCCCGCGGACTCTTCAGGAGGCTTCAAGGGGCCCGCGGACTCTTCAGGAGGCTTCAAGGGGCCCGCGGACTCTTCAGGAGGCTTCAAGGGGCCCGCGGACTCTTCAGGAGGCTTCAAGGGGCCCGCGGACTCTTCAGGAGGCTTCAAGGGGCCCGCGGACTCTTCAGGAGGCTTCAAGGGGCCCGCGGACTCTTCAGGAGGCTTCAAGGGGCCCGCGGACTCTTCAGGAGGCTTCAAGGGGCCCGCGGACTCTTCAGGAGGCTTCAAGGGGCCCGCGGACTCTTCAGGAGGCTTCAAGGGGCCCGCGGACTCTTCAGGAGGCTTCAAGGGGCCCGCGGACTCTTCAGGAGGCTTCAAGGGGCCCGCGGACTCTTCGGGAGGCTTCAAGGGGCCCGCGGACTCTTCAGGAGACTTCAAGGGGCCCGCGGACTCTTCAGGAGGCTTCAAGGGGCCCGCGGACTCTTCAGGAGGCTTCAAGGGGCCCGCGGACTCTTCAGGAGGCTTCAAGGGGCCCGCGGACTCTTCGGGAGGCTTCAAGGGGCCCGCGGACTCTTCAGGAGGCTTCAAGGGGCCCGCGGACTCTTCAGGAGGCTTCAAGGGGCCCGCGGACTCTTCAGGAGACTTCAAGGGGCCCGCGGACTCTTCAGGAGGCTTCAAGGGGCCCGCGGACTCTTCAGGAGACTTCAAGGGGCCCGCGGACTCTTCAGGAGGCTTCAAGGGGCCCGCGGACTCTTCAGGAGGCTTCATAGGGCCCGCGGACTCTTCAGGAGGCTTCAAGGGGCCCGCGGACTCTTCAGGCGGCTTCAAGGGGCCCGCGGACTCTTCAGGAGATCGGAGTCTCTGGGGAAACGCCGTCGGACTGGTCTTTTTCGGACTTCTTGTAGCGTCTTGTGGCGAGTCCGAAGAGAGACGACGGACTTGCTCTCTAAGGATGGCCCGAATTTCTTAA